AATTTTTACATTACCCGGAGTGGTGGCTGCGAACCATGCGGGCCCTGCGGTAGTCTTCTCATTCATCGTCGCAGCCATCGTTGCCGGCCTGGTTGCATTTGCTTATGCTGAAATGGCGGCGGCGATGCCGTTTGCCGGTTCCGCTTATTCGTGGATCAACGTAATGTTCGGTGAATTCTTTGGTTGGATCGCTGGTTGGGCGTTGCTTGCGGAGTACTTTATTGCGTTGGCATTCGTCGGTTCAGGACTGTCCGCCAATCTGCGGGGGCTCTTGTCACCATTAGGACTAACTCTACCGAAGGCTTTGTCAAATACGTTTGGGACTGATGGTGGCGTGGTCGACCTGATTGCCGTCTTGGTGATTGCGCTGGTCTCGTTACTGCTCTCACGTGGAATCAGTAAGGCCTCCCGGGTCGAAAACGTGTTAGTGGTGTTGAAAGTGTTAGCCGTACTCACGTTTATCGTCGTGGGTGCGACGGCGATCCACGTGCAAAACTACGTCCCGTTTATCCCCAAGTACCATTTAAACGCTGATGGTAGTGCTTTTGGGGGCTGGCAAGGAATTTATGCCGGGGTATCGATGATTTTCTTAGCTTATATTGGGTTTGATTCGATTGCCGCTAATTCAGCAGAAGCTAAGAATCCTGGCAAAACAATGCCACGAGGAATTCTTGGTTCACTCGTCATTGCGGTGGTGCTCTTTGTGGCTGTTGCTTTGGTCTTAGTCGGTATGTTCAAATATTCATCATATGCTAATAACGCCGAACCAGTCGGCTGGGCATTACGACAAGCTGGCCATCCGATTGTTGCCAGTGTTATTCAGGCCATTGCCGTGCTGGGAATGTTTACTGCGCTGATTGGGATGACTTTAGCAGGGTCACGGCTAATTTATTCCTTTGGGCGTGATGGTATGTTACCTAAGTGGCTTGGCAAGTTACATCATAATCAACCTAATAACGCGCTACTTGTGTTAACAATCGTTGCTATTATCATTGGGGCGTTTTGCCCGTTTGCTTTTCTGGCCCAATTGATTTCAGCGGGAACCCTGATTGCCTTCATGTTTGTCTCGCTGGGAATCTATGCTTTGCGGCGTCGTGAAGGTGTTGATATTGCGGTACCAGCCTTTAAGATGCCGTTCTATCCAGTTTTACCAGCTATTGCCTTTCTAGGCGCACTGTTCGTTTTTATGGGCTTAGATATCCAGGCAAAATTATACGCGGGCGTGTGGTTCATCGTCGGCTTAGTGATCTACTTTAGCTATGGTATGCGTCACTCATATTTGGCTGAAAAACGTCTGTCTAAGACTGATACTGCGGCTAAATCAGCTTCGAAGGTGGCTGATTCGACCGTTGAAGAGCGTGACTGAACTTAGCTAACGCAAGCCCTTGATAGTTGAACAACAACTAAAATGGCACTTCCAGAATTGAATTTTATCTGGAAGTGCCATTTTTGAGTGGTGATTACGAGCTAGTGTAAAGTCCGAAAATTAATAGTGATGCGCAGTCAGCAACTTAAGATACAACTGACGACTACTTGCATCCGAACTTATTCCGCAATTGCAAAATAATCGTTCAAGTAACGAGCAACACCGTTTTGATCATTATTATAGGCCGTTACATCGTCAGCCGTTGCTTTGATCTTGTCAGTACCATTGGCCATTGCCACACCGAGACCCGCGTATGCTAACATCTCGAGGTCGTTATGTTCGTCACCAAAGGCGATGATATTGCGCCGTGAAATTTGAAAGTAATCCGCTAAGTAGGCGACACCCTTGGCTTTGTGGACGCCTTTGGAGGTAATCTCGAGGATGGCATTCGGGCCGCCCCAAACACCAACGTCAACTTGATCGCCAAAGCGTTCAGTGATCCAGTCAATGATGGCAGCCTGCCGATCAAGCTGGACTAGCAAGACGAGGGAATTCGGATTACGAGTCAACGTATCTGGTGTAAGTCGGGGGCTGTCAGCAATCTCTGGGAAGAATTGACCAGCAATCAAATCTTGACCCGCTGTCATGGTACTGTTTTTATTTTCTGCAATAATTTCATTGATCCCCAATTGTTCGCGATATTTAACGAGTGCTAAGACAATCGCTTTGTTGATCGTGAACTGATATTCTGAGGCCCATGTTTGGTGAGGTAAATGGCCCAGAGAACCGTTAAAGTTGATCATTGGGCTTTTGAGACGCAGCTGGTCATAGATCGCTTGTGAACCCTGATATGAGCGACCAGTAATAATGCTAACAATGTGACCCGCTGCTTGTAGTCGTTGCATCGTTTGGATCGTCGCTGAATTGAGTTTGGATTCAGCATTCAAAGTGGTTCCGTCTAAGTCTAACGCAATTAGTTTTCTTTCCATATTCAACAAACATCTCCCATATTTCCGGCAGTTAATTAATTTAATTTAGCATAAATCTCACCTAATTGCGAATCTTTGCTACCTTACAGTCGGGGCAAAATGTGGTAATCTAATTGAGGATGCTTTTTAATTGAGGAGGAAATTTGGGTGCAATTACCAGCAGAATTTATTCAAAAATATCAACGACTACTAGGCGATCAAGCGCCCGCTTTTTTGGCAGCTTTCGATGGCCCTGTTGAAAAAGGGTTTCGGATTAATCCGAACAAGACTGTGACGGCCACGATGCGCGCCAAGATGACAGCACCCGTTCCGTATAGCCCAATTGGGTATTATGGCAAGGTGAACGGCAATGCGCTGGAACACTTGGCTGGTGCCGTCTACAGTCAAGAACCAAGTGCCATGACCGTTGGCGAGTTTGCAAAACCAGAACCTGGTGAACGAGTGTTAGACTTATGTGCGGCACCGGGTGGCAAAACGACGCATCTGTTAAGCTACTTGCATCAGACCGGTCTACTCGTGACAAATGAGATCAATCGGCAACGGGTGACCGCCCTTGGCGATAATGTGGAACGCTACGGCGCCCGCAATACAGTGATTACCAACGATACACCCGCCGCCCTTGCCAAGGAATTGCCAGGCTTTTTTGACCGGATCTTGGTGGATGCGCCGTGTTCGGGTGAAGGGATGTTTCGTAAGGATCATGACGCAGTTCAGTATTGGACGCCCGACTATCCAGCGGCGTGTGCTGAACGCCAACGGGAGATTTTGACGGAAGCGGTCAAGATGTTGCGTCCGGGTGGACATTTGATTTATTCGACCTGTACCTTTGCACCGGAAGAGGACGAACAGATGATGGCCTGGCTGTTAAAAACTTATCCTGAGTTTGAGCTGGAGCCACTGGCCAAGACGGCTGGGATGGTCGATGCAAAGCCGGAATGGGCGGATGGCAATCCTGAACTGGCTAAAGCGGCCCGGTTATTTCCGCACTTGATGCGCGGTGAGGGTCACTTTATTGCCAAATTGGTCTATCATGGCACGACGGTGGGCAAGGACAAAAAAGTGGTTCGCGAACAGTTAAACGCCACGCAACGGCAGCTATGGACGGACTTTTTAAAAAAACAAGCAATGGCCGGTTTACCACAGCTCGTGTTACAGGCACATGGTGATCAGTTATACGGCGTGCCAGCGATGATGCCCGTTACGCGAAAGCTCAAGGTCTTTCGCCCCGGGATTTTATTGGGAACGTTTAAGAAGAAACGGTTTGAACCAAGTTACGCGTTAGCCTTAGCGAGTGATGATTTGTCCTTACCCAAAACTGAAATAACGCGTGAACAGTGGGCATTGTATGTCCATGGTGAGACATTTGAATTGACAAGTGCGCCTGTAGCTGGTTTTCGGGTCTTAACTTGTGATGGGTTGCCAGTTGGGTTTGGAAAAATCGTCGCCAAGACGGTTAAAAATTTCTTTCCTAAGGGCTTACGGTTCTTGGCGACCTCTGAAAACGCGACGCTCTAACCTGACATGATATTGACTAAGTCATAACGTCCGCGTGCGATTGACGCTGAACAGGTGATGAGCAGCGGCCGTCATGAATCATTCGATCCGTGGTAAAATCGGGGGAACGATCTACGCAAGTTGATGGTCAAATGGACCCAATCAATCGTAATATTGGAGGAAGAGTTTATGTATTGCCCAAATTGTGGGAAAAAGAATGATATTGACGCGTTATTTTGTGAAAATTGTGGTGCGCGGCTGATTATCCCAGCCAGTTCAGCGCAACCAACACCGGCGTCAGCTGTAAGTTCTGCTGCTCAATCCACGTCGTCAACGGCTGCTTCAGAAGCACCGAGCGCCAGTACATCGATTTCGGCTGCACCGACTGCACCTGAACCTGGCACCCGTTCAGCGCAACATGCGCGTCAAAATGCGCA
This Lactiplantibacillus plantarum DNA region includes the following protein-coding sequences:
- a CDS encoding APC family permease, translated to MQRLLKRLTLKEDPSIYEDKDSHLARVLTVKDFLALGVGTIVSTSIFTLPGVVAANHAGPAVVFSFIVAAIVAGLVAFAYAEMAAAMPFAGSAYSWINVMFGEFFGWIAGWALLAEYFIALAFVGSGLSANLRGLLSPLGLTLPKALSNTFGTDGGVVDLIAVLVIALVSLLLSRGISKASRVENVLVVLKVLAVLTFIVVGATAIHVQNYVPFIPKYHLNADGSAFGGWQGIYAGVSMIFLAYIGFDSIAANSAEAKNPGKTMPRGILGSLVIAVVLFVAVALVLVGMFKYSSYANNAEPVGWALRQAGHPIVASVIQAIAVLGMFTALIGMTLAGSRLIYSFGRDGMLPKWLGKLHHNQPNNALLVLTIVAIIIGAFCPFAFLAQLISAGTLIAFMFVSLGIYALRRREGVDIAVPAFKMPFYPVLPAIAFLGALFVFMGLDIQAKLYAGVWFIVGLVIYFSYGMRHSYLAEKRLSKTDTAAKSASKVADSTVEERD
- a CDS encoding RsmB/NOP family class I SAM-dependent RNA methyltransferase, with the translated sequence MQLPAEFIQKYQRLLGDQAPAFLAAFDGPVEKGFRINPNKTVTATMRAKMTAPVPYSPIGYYGKVNGNALEHLAGAVYSQEPSAMTVGEFAKPEPGERVLDLCAAPGGKTTHLLSYLHQTGLLVTNEINRQRVTALGDNVERYGARNTVITNDTPAALAKELPGFFDRILVDAPCSGEGMFRKDHDAVQYWTPDYPAACAERQREILTEAVKMLRPGGHLIYSTCTFAPEEDEQMMAWLLKTYPEFELEPLAKTAGMVDAKPEWADGNPELAKAARLFPHLMRGEGHFIAKLVYHGTTVGKDKKVVREQLNATQRQLWTDFLKKQAMAGLPQLVLQAHGDQLYGVPAMMPVTRKLKVFRPGILLGTFKKKRFEPSYALALASDDLSLPKTEITREQWALYVHGETFELTSAPVAGFRVLTCDGLPVGFGKIVAKTVKNFFPKGLRFLATSENATL
- a CDS encoding Cof-type HAD-IIB family hydrolase, which produces MERKLIALDLDGTTLNAESKLNSATIQTMQRLQAAGHIVSIITGRSYQGSQAIYDQLRLKSPMINFNGSLGHLPHQTWASEYQFTINKAIVLALVKYREQLGINEIIAENKNSTMTAGQDLIAGQFFPEIADSPRLTPDTLTRNPNSLVLLVQLDRQAAIIDWITERFGDQVDVGVWGGPNAILEITSKGVHKAKGVAYLADYFQISRRNIIAFGDEHNDLEMLAYAGLGVAMANGTDKIKATADDVTAYNNDQNGVARYLNDYFAIAE